From the Theropithecus gelada isolate Dixy chromosome 16, Tgel_1.0, whole genome shotgun sequence genome, the window GGCCTCTTCCCCTACCCTTACACCTACATGGCAGCAGCAGCCGCAGCCGCCTCTGCTTTGCCCGCCACTAGTGCTGCAGCTGCCGCCGCCGCAGCTGCCGGCTCCCTATCTCGGAGCCCCTTCCTGGGCAGTGCCCGGCCCCGACTGCGTTTCAGCCCCTATCAGATCCCGGTCACCATCCCGCCCAGCACTAGCCTCCTCACCACCGGGCTGGCCTCCGAGGGCTCCAAGGCTGCTGGCGGAAACAGCCGGGAGCCCAGCCCCCTGCCCGAGCTGGCTCTCCGAAAAGTAGGGGCCCCGTCCCGCGGTGCCCTGTCGCCCAGTGGCTCGGCCAAGGAGGCGGCCAATGAACTGCAGAGCATCCAGAGACTGGTGAGTGGGCTGGAGAGCCAGCGAGCCCTCTCCCCAGGCCGGGAGTCGCCCAAGTGAGGGGCTGCCCAGCTGCTCCCCTGCCACGCAGGCCACCCGGGCTGCCTGCCCCTGCTGCTTGGGACGTGTACAGCACAGAATgggtatttatttaaataaaggagaaaagtggGCTGCAGCAGCCGGAATAGAGCCTCGTCTGGCAAGTCGGGGCCTGGGACACTTCCCTGGGCCTCAACAAGGAATCAGGCTGCTGGAAACACAGTCACTTGGGAGCTGCTGGGCTAGGTCCAGATCGCTCCAGCGTCAAGGTGGCATCCGAGGGTGACTCTGGTCTTCCAGTGCGGTGGGAGAGGCCTCATCCAGGGCCCAGCGGTCCCGGCAGAAGCCAGAAGGTGCAGGGGCCAGGGGTGGGAGCATCGGAGGGAGTCCCAGAGCCCTGGGCCTTGGGCCTGGACCGCGTGAGAAAACTGGGTTGAGGGATGCTGGAGCCAGTTACACGACTGAAGTCAGTGTAGACCTGAGCTGGGAGGGAACCTGTTAGTCCCCCCACTTCTTCCCCAAGAGACAGGcacccctcccagccctgggtCAGCAGAGGGAGTGGCACTTCTGCCTTGAGtccccaggggaaaaaaaaaaaagatatttatgaaataaatggtAATTTGTGTAAATAAGCTTTAAGGTTCCCAGAATACGCAAATTGGTATTAATTTATTCAAAGGTGTACATTGCTGTGTACATATATTTAGAGATTAACTCatacatttaaagtttttttcattttacatgagCATCTATATTGTACAGGGCTTGGGGGGCCTCGGCTGCGGGAGAAGGCCCTGAGCCCCAGAAGAGCCACCACCCCGCCGGCCCCTCGGCCCCTCCGCCCGGGTTTGACTCGCCCTGCCCGCGGGCTCCACCTCAGGTTTTCACTTTTCGCTCCGGAGCGAGAACGAAACGACAAAAACGCGAGAAAACAATAAAACGCTACAAAGCGAAGTGAACGGCGCTGTGCGCTCTGTGGGCCGCGCGGGGCTGGGGCGCTGTACGCGCGAAAGGAGGGACGAAAGGCGGGGACAAAAGGCTGCGCGCCCCTCGCTCGGCGACAGCTGCACCCCGGGGGCGGCAGAGCGGCAGGGCGTCTGGGGCGCTGGCTGAGCCGCGAGGCAGGGCGGCGCCGGCGCGGGACGCCCGCTGCGTCCCAGACCCGGGCGGGGCTCCCCCTGCCGGCCGCTCCGGCCGCTCCGCGCCACTGGCCTGGGCACCCACCCGGGCCGGGAGGTGAGCAGCCGAGCGGCCTGGACTCCTGGCTTCTGACTCCCTCTCCGGGAAACCACACTGGAAACGCATCTCCTTTCAATGCTTCTGGGTGGGTGGGCTGGGAGGATGGGTGCTCCTTGTCCGCCCTCTCCCTTCCGAGGaggggtttggctgtgtcccacccgTACCGCCCTGCCAAATATCGCTTAGCCTAGAAttctttcccctctctctgcctcctgaacCTCGAAGACAAACATTTCCTCCGCGTCAGGGCTGTTGGCTAGAGTGGCAAACTCTGGACTAAAGTTCTTACTTTAACTCATCTATCTAAATCCCTCTTGGGAAAGTGGGGAGTGGGGTCAGTGGGCTATTTCCATTCCTGCCTCACTTTCCCCTGTATAATAACGGGCTTGGCTGGGGTCTCTCCGTGGTCCCGCTGTGTCAGTCTCCATTAGGCTGGTCCTTCCCCGAGACCCACTCCTACGAGGACATCTGCCTCCCGCCCTGCGCCGGTGAGCTCCCCAGAGCCGCATCCTCCTCGCCCAGCTAGCAGGTGTCTCCAGACCGACTCCtagcagtgggggtggggaaggggtgggaaCTGGGCGGGCACCCCTTCAGCCCTGGGTCTGGTCGGTCACCGAGCACCCCACCTCCTTCCCAGTTCTCTTTAAGCCTTGGGGACCCCGAATGCCCTGCCCCAACAGGCTGCCCACCTTGGGCACTGCACAGGGTGGGGTTTGGGGAGGGTGCTGGCTTCCAAAACACCAAGGACGTTGAGATGGCGGGAGGGCGATGATGAAGATGGAATGAACAATTGGGCCCCCAGACGCCTAGATGCCTTCGTGGGCCGATACATTTGCAAGCAACCAGAGAGAGAACCAGGCCCGCCTCTTCAGGAGGGGGCTGCCCCCAGGCCACGCCGAATGCGGCTGGAGCGGGGAGAGGACTCAGCCAGTGCacgagtgggaggttgcagtagAACGTGTCCAAACCCCAGAGGGTGGGTTCTGGCTGAGACCTCAGACCTGCGGGAACCCGATGGGGACAGAGAAGCCCGTTTTCCAGCCTAAATAGAAGCTCGTGGGCAGCGCGTTTGCTGGAGGTCGCTTTGGGCTGAAACGCCTCGTACTCCTAGAGCAGGGGCGCGTTTGGTTCCCGCGGCTTCTCACTTTCAGCAGGACACTAGGAGGGCGACAAGAGTCGGCTGCGGGCCCGCGGCGGCCTGCGTACAGGGCTGCGAACACCAGGGGGCAGCACCGACCTAGGGTCGCAGGAGGGGCGCGGGCGCAGGCACCGGCGCGGGGGAGGCTGGTGGCTGCGAAGGCCAGGCGGGGCTGCCTCGTCGCGGCCGTTTTTGGGCCGCGTCGTTGCTGCAGCAACCCGAGTGGGGTGGGACTCCAGGGCCTCGAGATcccccactccactccagccgCCACCTCCCGCCTCACAGGTCCCCTCCGAGTCGCCCACCCGGTGCTCCGCCGGGCCCCAGCTGGTGGCCAGAGTTCGACTGCGGGCACCCGCGGCCGGCGGCTGGGCCTTGTCCTAGACAAAGGCTAGGCCACTCCCATGCCCAATTAAgccaccctcctccccagcctcccagccctcATTGTCCCCAGGGTCGCCAATTAGCCCAGGCGCCCCGCGTACCCGCGGCTCCGGTGCCACAAGGCCTCCTTAACCCTTCAGGGCCTGGCTCGGGGTCCTTGGACGGCAGAGCCACCGGCACGCGCGTGGCAAGAGGGCCTGTGCTGGGGCAATGGCGATACCTACTGGCGGCCTAGCCTGTCGCCGCGGGCCCCCACGTGTAGGGCGTGTGAGATCTAAGAGGGAATTGTGCTTGTCGGTGTGGGGTGGCGCGTTCGATTCCCGGAGGAACTCGAAGACGGAGGGTGTGAGTGCGGGGGCTCCGAGAGACCCCCTAGCGGCGAAGCCGCACGGATTCCAAGGCCCCGCGGACCTCATTTCCTCTCGGGCTAATCGGAATCCGAGCCCTCAAGCCCTTCCTCCCCAACTCCCCCGCCGCTGCTGTGGAGAACCCGAGCCACCGGTgtggcctggccctgcccttccGAAGGGCGCAGCTCCCGGGCCCGCCTCCCCAGCTGACCGCGAACTCCCGCGCGGGATGCTCCTGGGGCGGGAGGGGCGCGCTCAGCCTCGCTCTCCCCGggactcccaagctcaagcgccCCAGCTCGAGGCCCCGACCCCCTATTTCCCGATTATGGGACGGCCTCTTGAGGGACAGCCTCCACGAGCCCTGGATTTACACCCCAAGCCTGCCTTCCTCCGCTCTGGGAAGGACCCAAAATCCAGTCCCGCTTCCTCCCCCTCCATCGCTGTCCTTGGCTCCCAGGTGCGGAGCACCGGCGGTCAGGCGGGAGCCCGCAGGAGGCCGAGCGCTCCATGCTCGCAGGACTGGGCCGCAGCGGAGGGAGCCCCCGCGCTCTTGGGAGGGAGCCCGAGCTCCGGGTCCCCTGGGCACCGTCCCCGGAGCGCCTTCGGGGTGGAGGCTGGTCGCGGGGCGCTGAATGTGTCCGAGCACGCTCGGGGCGGTTTTGCCCTGGGACTTTCTTTTTGGCTCCCGGAGGCGCATATCTGTTCCTCCTATTGGATGGGGCCGGGGACCCCGAACCCACTCCGGAAGCACGGATTTCCAGAGCTGACGGCCGCGCCTCGTTTCCCGGCGAGTCCTCTTGGCAGCTCTTGCAGCTCCCCGCCGGGAGCACGAGTGGGAGCGAACCCAGAGCCCGCCCAGGCCTCGGGCCTCGGCAACTCCCCACAGGTCCACGAGATGGCGCTGCAGGCCAGGGCCCTGGCCGCGGCCTCACAGCCCGCCTCGGGCGAGAGCGGGAGGTAGACTGGGGACCCGGGCAAGCGGGGCACGGAGGAGCAGCCACGGACGCACGCAGAGCCGGGTCCGGAGCCTGGCACAGGCCGCCGAGGGACCGAAGGACTGCGGGGCTGCGGACACGCGGAGCGGAGGGCTTGAGGCTCGGGGTGGGGCCTTCTCCCCTGCTGCCGGGACCGCCGGGCATCGCCAGCTCGGTGACCTTCCAGGCTGCTGCAGATCCCGGCGTGTCCTCTTCTGCGCGCCAGCGGGGCTGGGCCCTCGCGTTCTCTCTGCCGGGAGGGAGCTGCCGGCCTCCGGCCTCCCAGGCTCCTCCGTAGGGGGCTGTGGCTGAGATCCGCAGGGGGCGGGCCGCACGGCCCTGGGAGCGCGGGGCCCACTCCACGGTGAGGACTTGGGGGCGGGATAGGGGAAGGATCGGCGGGGATCCGGCGCTCCTCTCGCGGAGAGGGACCCCTCGGCTCCAACCCGCCCTCCTCACCACCCTTACGCGTTTCTTCAGGGTGGGGTCTTCAGGGTTGAGGGCAGGATGTGCCCTGTGGAGCTGCTCACCTAAGTTCCTGCCTCCGTAGGGGAGGCTTTGGGCTGCGTTATTCCAGCGGGACGTGGTGGGGACTGGGGAGGTGGTGGGGACTGGGGAGGGCCCAGGGGTCAGCCTGAGACTCTCGCCCTTGGATTAAAAGCCACTAAGGCTCTGGGTTAGGTCTGAATAGGGGGCAGGGGATGTAAGACCCGTTGGCTGGGGAATGCCAGAGTTGGAGGGGGTGGAGCTTAGAAGCCAGCTGACCCTTTATGTCCCCAGATGAGCTCTGGCACCCTCAGAGATTAACCCTACACAGGTTTCCTAAGGGCACACGGCTAGAAAGCAGCCCGGTTAACACCAGTCGAGGGTCATTTCCGCTGCGATACAGTCACTGGCTGGGTGATGGGACCCAGGCCAGATGTCGTACCTGCACTGGGCTCTCAGCTCTTTTCTCTTAGAATAGGACCAAATCTTTGGTGATTTAATAATTATCTACACGCTCATCTATGGCTGAAGCAGCTGCTTGGTAGGAAAACTGGATAGGTACAAGGTCGAACTCTGCCTCTAGAGCTGTGAGTGCCCTCCAAAAATGTGACTTTATTCTCTGGGCTGCAGAagcctcatctgcaaaatgagtaGTTTGGACTAAAATCAAGTTGATCTGCAAATGGCCAGTTGACCTGGGTCCAGTTTCCAGTGACCCCTGTCCCACCCCCAGCCTCAACTGCTTTAGACAAGAGCCATGTTCCCATTTAATGCTTAAGGAACCTGAGCCAGAGGGATAGGCAGAGTCACAGACCTTGAGGACCTTCGCCAAGATtcttggggtggggggctgggttGGTGGCCTGGATGAATTCTCAATTAGGAAATTGCATTCTAGGTTCCAGTTGCCTCCATTCCCTGTGGGGTGTGGTTGTCACTCACAGCTTGGCCTTCTACCTCAAGCAAGCTGCTTTTGGAGAGAGGCAGACTAGTGGGTTGTgggcgggggttggggggtgaCTTTATTGCCCAGCACCACAATTTGTTGACTGTGTGTAACTTCTTCCCAAAGAGAGACCCCAAAGAGAGAAAGGGATACCAGTGAAGGCCATTCAGGCACCCATGTTTAAGCGGGTCCCCCAGGCTAATTTCTTTCTTGTGAGGAAGCCTTCATGACAGCCAACGCACTTTCACATGTGGCCTCTCCCCAGCCCTCACTGGCGGGGTGGAGACTGTgagtccccatttcacagacacGACATTGGGGTTCAGAGAAATGAAGTGAGGTGCCCGAGGCCATCCAGTAAATAAAGGACAAAGCTCTTTCGCAATCCCTTGGGCCTGGCCCTTGGAAACTGATGAAGTGATGATGGGTGAGAGTCAGGCTTGCAGCAGGAAAAGGGCAAACAGGGCAGGGGAGGAGTGCCCGGATGTCCTGGCCAGGAGGTGTGTCCGTGGGAGAAGCAGCCTGGCTCAGAGCCCAAGTCCAGCAGGCCGGGGGAAGGGTGGCCTCATGGCTCCAGTCAGCCCAGCTGGGCCTGCAGGGACCCCTGGTCAGGGCAGGGGCTTTTCGGGGTAAAACACTAACAGGGGCGTTGAGAGAATTACCCGGGGGGAGGGGGGTGCATCCTGTGCTTAGCTTAGGGCGTGGCTCATGTTccctctcaattttatttatttctatcccAAAGAGAACAAGCAGGATGTCCTCTGGCCCCATGGTGCCTGCTCCTCAGCCCAACAGGAGCAGCTGTGGAATAGCCACTGTGTGCTTAACATACACGCAGACATTTGATTTAATTCTCAGCACTGGGCGGTTggtatcattatctccattttacagaggagaaaatggcCCAAGGTCATAGAGCATCTAAGAAGCAGGTCACAGGCCCACACCAGACTGTGGCCGACCCCAGGCCTGTGTCCCTTCCTGGAACCTGGTGTTCCTGCTCCACCACCCCTGGGCCGCAGAGTGCCCCCTGGCATTTGGCTCAGCCCTGTGGCGGACTGTCCTGGGACTGGTTTTCATTTAGCCCTGGACTGGCTAGCCAGTTCATCCTGCTCCCACTT encodes:
- the C16H17orf82 gene encoding LOW QUALITY PROTEIN: putative uncharacterized protein C17orf82 homolog (The sequence of the model RefSeq protein was modified relative to this genomic sequence to represent the inferred CDS: inserted 1 base in 1 codon) yields the protein MGRPLEGQPPRALDLHPKPAFLRSGKDPKSSPASSPSIAVLGSQVRSTGGQAGARRRPSAPCSQDWAAAEGAPALLGGSPSSGSPGHRPRSAFGVEAGRGALNVSEHARGGFALGLSFWLXGGAYLFLLLDGAGDPEPTPEARISRADGRASFPGESSWQLLQLPAGSTSGSEPRARPGLGPRQLPTGPRDGAAGQGPGRGLTARLGREREVDWGPGQAGHGGAATDARRAGSGAWHRPPRDRRTAGLRTRGAEGLRLGVGPSPLLPGPPGIASSVTFQAAADPGVSSSARQRGWALAFSLPGGSCRPPASQAPP